In Triticum aestivum cultivar Chinese Spring chromosome 5B, IWGSC CS RefSeq v2.1, whole genome shotgun sequence, the following proteins share a genomic window:
- the LOC123117899 gene encoding aquaporin PIP2-5-like: MTMAAAQGKLSPEAINNEVISNGSAKDYLDPPPAPLVDAGELGKWSLYRAVIAEFTATLLFVYVAVATVVGHKRQTDAQACSGAGVLGIAWSFGGMIAVLVYCTAGISGGHINPAVTFGLLLARKVSLPRAFLYMVAQCVGAICGAALVRAVHGGHHYVLYGGGANELAPGYSRTAGLIAEIAGTFVLVYTVFSATDPKRIARDPHVPVLAPLLIGFAVLMAHLATIPVTGTGINPARSFGAAVVYNGGKAWDDQWIFWVGPFVGAAMAMVYHQYILRNSAIFRSNYAAAV; encoded by the coding sequence ATGACTATGGCAGCAGCACAAGGCAAGCTGAGTCCCGAGGCCATCAACAACGAAGTCATCAGCAACGGCAGCGCCAAGGACTACCTCGACCCTCCTCCAGCGCCGCTGGTGGACGCCGGCGAGCTGGGCAAGTGGTCACTCTACCGAGCTGTCATCGCCGAGTTCACGGCCACGCTGCTCTTCGTGTACGTCGCCGTCGCTACCGTGGTCGGCCACAAGCGCCAGACGGACGCCCAAGCGTGCAGCGGCGCCGGCGTGCTGGGCATCGCGTGGTCCTTCGGCGGCATGATTGCCGTCCTAGTGTACTGCACGGCCGGGATCTCCGGCGGCCACATCAACCCTGCGGTCACGTTCGGGCTGCTGCTCGCGCGCAAGGTGTCCCTTCCTAGAGCATTCCTCTACATGGTGGCGCAGTGCGTCGGCGCCATCTGCGGCGCGGCGCTGGTGAGGGCCGTGCACGGCGGCCACCACTACGTGCTTTACGGTGGCGGCGCCAACGAGCTCGCGCCGGGCTACTCCAGGACGGCGGGGCTCATCGCCGAGATCGCGGGCACCTTCGTGCTCGTGTACACCGTGTTCTCGGCGACCGACCCGAAACGCATCGCCCGGGACCCGCACGTCCCGGTGCTGGCGCCGCTGCTCATCGGGTTCGCCGTGCTCATGGCTCACCTCGCCACCATCCCCGTCACTGGCACCGGCATCAACCCGGCGAGAAGCTTTGGTGCCGCCGTGGTGTACAACGGCGGGAAGGCTTGGGACGACCAGTGGATCTTCTGGGTTGGCCCGTTCGTCGGTGCCGCCATGGCCATGGTGTACCACCAGTACATCCTCAGGAATAGCGCCATCTTCCGGTCCAACTACGCCGCCGCCGTCTAG
- the LOC123114492 gene encoding aquaporin PIP2-5, whose amino-acid sequence MTMAAAQGKLSPEAIDNEVTSNGSAKDYLDPPPAPLVDAGELGKWSLYRAVIAEFTATLLFVYVAVATVVGHKRQTDAQACSGAGVLGIAWAFGGTIAVLVYCTAGISGGHINPAVTFGLLLARKVSLPRAFLYIVAQCVGAICGAALVRAVHGGHHYVLYGGGANELAPGYSRTAGLIAEIAGTFVLVYTVFSATDPKRIAWDPHVPVLAPLLIGFAVLMAHLATIPVTGTGINPARSFGAAVVYNGGNAWDDQWIFWVGPFIGAAMAMVYHQYILRNSSIFRSNYDAAV is encoded by the coding sequence ATGACTATGGCAGCAGCACAAGGCAAGCTGAGTCCGGAGGCTATCGACAACGAAGTTACCAGCAACGGCAGCGCCAAGGACTACCTGGACCCTCCTCCGGCGCCGCTGGTGGACGCCGGCGAGCTGGGTAAGTGGTCTTTGTACCGTGCTGTCATCGCCGAGTTCACCGCCACGCTGCTCTTCGTCTACGTCGCCGTGGCTACCGTGGTTGGCCACAAGCGCCAGACCGACGCCCAGGCGTGCAGCGGCGCCGGCGTGCTGGGCATCGCGTGGGCTTTCGGTGGCACGATCGCCGTCCTCGTGTACTGCACCGCCGGCATCTCTGGCGGCCACATCAACCCCGCCGTGACATTCGGGCTGCTGCTCGCACGCAAGGTATCCCTTCCCAGAGCCTTCCTCTACATAGTGGCGCAGTGCGTTGGCGCCATCTGCGGTGCGGCGCTGGTGAGGGCCGTGCACGGCGGCCACCACTACGTGCTTTACGGTGGCGGCGCCAACGAGCTCGCCCCGGGCTACTCCAGGACGGCGGGGCTCATTGCTGAGATCGCCGGCACCTTCGTGCTCGTGTACACCGTGTTCTCGGCGACCGACCCGAAGCGCATCGCCTGGGACCCGCACGTCCCGGTGCTGGCGCCGCTGCTCATCGGGTTCGCCGTGCTCATGGCGCACCTCGCCACCATCCCCGTCACCGGCACTGGGATCAATCCAGCAAGGAGCTTTGGCGCCGCCGTGGTGTACAATGGCGGCAATGCTTGGGACGACCAGTGGATCTTCTGGGTTGGCCCGTTCATCGGCGCCGCCATGGCCATGGTGTACCACCAGTACATCCTTAGGAACAGCTCCATCTTCCGGTCCAACTACGATGCCGCCGTCTAG